Proteins encoded together in one Chryseobacterium sp. G0201 window:
- a CDS encoding GNAT family N-acetyltransferase has protein sequence MTQEIKLRKAEIEDRDLIWEIIQQAIERRRIDGSTQWQNGYPNLDTVESDIAKNFGFVLTVDGEIAVYVALIFNDEPAYSTIEGAWLSDGEFVVVHRVAVHEKFAGQGLVKKLFDHIESFTKENGVQSVKVDTNYDNIAMLKILEKQGYSYCGEVFLAGGMRKAFEKIII, from the coding sequence ATGACGCAAGAAATTAAACTAAGGAAAGCCGAAATTGAAGACAGAGACCTTATCTGGGAAATTATCCAGCAAGCAATTGAAAGAAGAAGAATAGACGGAAGCACGCAGTGGCAGAACGGATATCCCAATCTTGACACCGTAGAAAGTGATATTGCAAAAAACTTCGGATTTGTTTTAACAGTAGACGGAGAAATTGCAGTTTATGTAGCGCTAATTTTTAATGATGAACCGGCTTACAGCACGATCGAAGGCGCTTGGTTGAGCGACGGAGAATTCGTTGTTGTTCACAGAGTGGCTGTTCATGAAAAGTTTGCTGGACAAGGATTAGTGAAAAAACTTTTCGATCATATTGAAAGTTTTACCAAAGAAAATGGGGTACAAAGTGTAAAAGTAGACACGAATTACGATAATATTGCCATGCTGAAAATCCTTGAAAAACAAGGATATTCTTATTGTGGAGAGGTTTTTCTGGCTGGTGGCATGAGGAAGGCATTTGAGAAGATTATTATTTAA
- a CDS encoding transcriptional regulator — protein sequence MHKSIEIDEKIFQDAVKFYGTVFNLPPLASKIYAYLLFDYEKVGITFDEFVEVLSASKSSVSTSISLLLSSQLIVDHNKMDERKRYFFINDEYKKIRFEKIVQKMKDELKLLDDLNNFKKVKDDGYDEKIEAYKALLDKNIINIQESLNKL from the coding sequence ATGCATAAAAGTATAGAAATTGATGAAAAAATATTTCAGGATGCTGTTAAATTCTACGGTACCGTTTTCAATCTACCACCGTTAGCTTCAAAAATCTACGCCTATCTTCTTTTCGATTATGAAAAGGTGGGTATTACGTTTGACGAGTTTGTGGAAGTGCTTTCTGCCAGTAAAAGTTCTGTTTCTACGAGCATTTCTTTACTACTAAGCTCACAACTTATTGTAGATCACAATAAAATGGACGAACGGAAACGATATTTTTTCATCAATGATGAGTACAAAAAGATAAGATTTGAAAAAATAGTTCAAAAGATGAAGGACGAATTAAAATTATTGGATGATTTAAACAATTTCAAAAAAGTAAAAGATGATGGTTACGACGAAAAAATTGAAGCTTATAAAGCTCTTTTAGATAAAAACATAATAAATATTCAAGAATCTCTTAATAAACTATAA
- a CDS encoding efflux RND transporter periplasmic adaptor subunit, with product MNNKLVILSIAAFSLAACKKEAPKQDGAKPYPVINVEAKNIVGYQTFPATIQGRVNNDVRAKIQGYITQVLVDEGQYVTKGQPLFRLETNILTENAAAAKAGIGAAESTIAASQAAVNAAQVEVNKLKPLVAKNIISDVQLQTAQANLSQAKAQLQQSMAAKQQASANYKGVAANIEYSIIRAPISGVIGKLPLKVGSLVGPTDQTALTTISDTSELFAYFSMNEKEYFDFLEKSPGATLQEKIKNLPMVELQLANGSIYSEKGRIEAITGQIDATTGTIQFRVAFTNPQKLLSNGNSGSIRLPKAYDNVLVIPESATYEQQGIVYAYKVDKGDTARNVVINVIDRIDNMALIKSGVNKGEMIVAAGIGGLKPGTAVKPKPVKMDSLVQSIKPKF from the coding sequence ATGAATAATAAGCTAGTTATACTTTCTATTGCGGCATTCTCACTAGCTGCCTGCAAAAAAGAAGCTCCAAAACAGGATGGCGCAAAACCATATCCTGTAATCAATGTGGAGGCAAAAAATATCGTAGGTTATCAGACATTTCCGGCTACCATTCAGGGTAGGGTGAATAATGATGTACGTGCGAAAATACAGGGATATATCACTCAGGTTTTAGTAGATGAAGGGCAATATGTTACAAAAGGACAGCCTTTATTCCGTCTTGAAACTAATATTTTAACAGAAAACGCTGCTGCTGCAAAAGCAGGAATTGGCGCGGCTGAGTCAACGATCGCAGCTTCTCAGGCAGCGGTAAATGCAGCTCAGGTTGAAGTAAATAAATTAAAGCCTTTGGTTGCTAAAAATATCATCAGTGATGTTCAGCTGCAAACTGCACAGGCAAATTTATCTCAGGCAAAAGCTCAGTTGCAACAGTCAATGGCTGCAAAACAACAGGCTTCGGCTAACTATAAAGGAGTTGCGGCAAATATCGAATATTCTATCATTCGTGCGCCTATTTCAGGAGTTATCGGAAAGCTTCCTTTAAAAGTGGGAAGTTTGGTTGGTCCTACAGATCAGACAGCTTTAACAACAATTTCAGACACTTCTGAACTGTTTGCTTATTTCTCAATGAATGAAAAAGAATATTTTGATTTCTTAGAAAAATCTCCAGGAGCTACATTGCAAGAAAAGATCAAAAATCTTCCCATGGTAGAATTACAACTGGCAAACGGAAGTATTTATTCTGAAAAAGGTAGAATTGAAGCGATTACAGGACAAATTGATGCTACAACAGGGACGATTCAGTTTAGAGTTGCCTTCACAAATCCACAGAAATTATTGAGCAACGGTAACAGTGGATCTATCAGACTTCCAAAAGCTTACGATAATGTATTGGTGATTCCGGAAAGTGCAACTTACGAGCAGCAAGGTATCGTTTATGCTTATAAAGTTGATAAAGGTGATACTGCGAGAAATGTTGTCATTAATGTGATCGACAGAATCGACAATATGGCTTTAATAAAATCCGGTGTTAATAAAGGTGAAATGATCGTTGCTGCAGGTATCGGAGGTTTAAAACCGGGAACTGCTGTGAAGCCAAAACCAGTAAAAATGGATAGCCTTGTTCAATCTATAAAACCGAAATTCTAA